One Triticum dicoccoides isolate Atlit2015 ecotype Zavitan chromosome 5B, WEW_v2.0, whole genome shotgun sequence genomic window carries:
- the LOC119306348 gene encoding patatin-like protein 3, whose translation MEAAPVGPPASMDVDKLTYEIFSILESKFLFGYDDPKLLFSGGSPHTPASGAMAGKVTLPRAQAGKVCILSIDGGGRAADGLLAGAALVRLEASLRRRTGDPKARLADFFDVAAGSGAGGVLAAMLVARGKDDARPLYSAEDALAFLVRRLRRGWSSSSGGLRALLRRPAGGAAFQKVFGELTLRDTARPVLVPCYDLATGGPFLFSRADAVETPAYDFCLRDVCAATCAGSDRSSSAVEVRSFDGSTRIVAVGGGVALGNPTAAAITHVLNNKRGFPLVSGVEDLLVMSIGSGQGASTSEIVRIAAEGVSDMVDQAVAMAFGHNRKSNYTRIQAMGSPRGSRCAAAAEEMLSQKNVESVLFRGKKLAEQTNAEKLEQFAHELVKERNRRGAK comes from the exons ATGGAAGCGGCTCCAGTGGGGCCACCCGCCTCCATGGACGTGGACAAGCTCACCTACGAGATCTTCTCCATCCTCGAGAGCAAGTTCCTCTTCGGCTACGACGACCCCAAGCTTCTATTCAGCGGAGGCTCGCCGCACACACCGGCGTCCGGGGCGATGGCCGGGAAGGTGACCCTCCCGCGGGCGCAGGCCGGGAAGGTGTGCATCCTGTCGATCGACGGCGGCGGGCGCGCCGCCGACGGGCTGCTCGCCGGCGCGGCACTGGTGAGGCTGGAGGCGTCGCTGAGGCGGCGCACTGGGGACCCCAAGGCGCGGCTGGCAGACTTCTTCGACGTGGCCGCGGGCTCCGGCGCCGGCGGCGTGCTCGCGGCCATGCTGGTGGCGCGCGGCAAGGACGACGCGCGGCCGCTCTACTCCGCCGAGGACGCGCTCGCGTTCCTCgtgcgccgcctccgccgcggctgGTCGTCCTCGTCCGGGGGCCTCCGCGCGCTGCTCCGGCGCCCGGCCGGCGGCGCCGCCTTCCAGAAGGTTTTCGGCGAACTGACGCTGCGAGACACGGCGCGGCCGGTGCTCGTCCCGTGCTACGACCTCGCCACGGGAGGCCCGTTCCTCTTCTCCCGCGCCGACGCCGTCGAGACGCCAGCCTACGACTTCTGCCTGCGCGACGTGTGCGCAGCGACCTGCGCCGGCTCCGACCGGTCCTCCTCGGCGGTGGAGGTGCGGTCGTTCGACGGCTCGACCCGCATCGTGGCCGTGGGCGGCGGCGTGGCGCTCGGCAACCCCACGGCGGCGGCCATCACGCACGTGCTCAACAACAAGCGCGGGTTCCCGCTCGTGTCCGGCGTGGAGGATTTGCTGGTCATGTCCATCGGCAGCGGCCAGGGCGCCTCCACTTCCGAGATCGTCCGGATCGCCGCCGAGGGCGTGTCCGACATG GTGGATCAAGCAGTGGCCATGGCGTTCGGACATAACAGGAAAAGCAACTACACCCGCATACAGGCTATGGGATCGCCACGGGGTAGCcgatgcgcggcggcggcggaggagatgcTGTCGCAGAAGAACGTGGAGTCGGTGCTGTTCCGCGGGAAGAAGCTGGCGGAGCAGACCAACGCCGAGAAGCTGGAGCAGTTCGCGCACGAGCTCGTCAAGGAGCGCAACCGCCGCGGGGCCAAGTGA